Proteins found in one Balneola sp. genomic segment:
- a CDS encoding methionyl-tRNA formyltransferase: MNIIFMGSPDFAIPSLEKISNSEFNLKAVVSNVDKRRGRGSSVAPTPVKEKAEQLGVPVIEVDDLNDPAFAEQLASLQADIFVVVAFRILPKNILEIPKIGSINLHASLLPKYRGAAPIHWAVINGEEETGCTIFFLDEKVDTGKIILQKKTLIDDNETTGEVYSRLMDMGSDALLEAMYLIESGSHTEVTQDDALATPAPKLFRETCHIDFEKPAREVHNKIRGLSPFPTAWANLDGEKFNLYRSRLGPIANIDPGELLVRGDKLLVGCGDGTVELLEIQLPGKKRMETKNFLAGNTLEGTLK; encoded by the coding sequence ATGAATATTATATTTATGGGGTCACCCGATTTTGCGATTCCAAGTCTTGAAAAAATTTCCAACTCAGAGTTCAACCTTAAAGCAGTTGTAAGCAATGTAGATAAGAGAAGGGGAAGGGGCTCTTCCGTTGCTCCCACTCCGGTAAAAGAGAAAGCAGAGCAATTGGGTGTTCCTGTTATTGAAGTGGATGACTTAAACGACCCTGCTTTTGCTGAACAGTTAGCTTCTTTACAGGCAGACATCTTTGTGGTTGTTGCGTTTCGAATTCTTCCAAAAAACATTTTAGAGATACCGAAAATTGGTTCCATCAATCTGCATGCTTCTCTTCTCCCTAAATATAGAGGAGCCGCTCCAATTCACTGGGCAGTTATTAACGGAGAAGAGGAAACGGGTTGCACAATTTTCTTCCTTGATGAAAAAGTAGATACCGGAAAGATCATTCTCCAAAAAAAGACCCTTATTGATGATAATGAAACAACCGGAGAGGTATATTCCCGTTTGATGGATATGGGAAGTGACGCTTTATTGGAAGCGATGTATCTCATAGAAAGCGGGAGCCATACTGAGGTCACTCAAGACGACGCATTGGCTACTCCTGCTCCCAAGCTTTTTCGGGAAACCTGCCACATTGATTTTGAAAAGCCAGCTCGTGAAGTACACAATAAAATCAGAGGGCTAAGTCCATTCCCAACGGCCTGGGCTAACCTGGATGGAGAGAAATTTAACTTATACAGATCAAGGTTGGGGCCCATTGCCAATATAGATCCCGGAGAGTTATTAGTTCGAGGTGATAAACTATTAGTTGGTTGTGGAGATGGGACAGTTGAACTATTGGAGATTCAACTTCCAGGAAAAAAAAGAATGGAAACTAAAAACTTCTTAGCAGGTAATACGCTCGAAGGAACGCTCAAATAA